Proteins found in one Thermaerobacter subterraneus DSM 13965 genomic segment:
- the sigE gene encoding RNA polymerase sporulation sigma factor SigE has translation MRHQWLRLKWSVRLAILRWLLRSGAAWLPVHYIGGSQALPPPLTADEEELLLDRLDEDDPAVRHTLIERNLRLVVYIARKFDNTGIPIEDLVSIGTIGLIKAVNTFDPSKRIKLATYASKCIENEILMHLRRTSRTRYEVSLDEPLNVDWEGNELLLSDVIPATDGDVIYRDLEAKVDRHLLHRALARLTPRERLIMELRFGLVDGIERTQKQVADHLGISQSYISRLEKRIINRLRREIRKME, from the coding sequence ATGCGGCATCAGTGGCTCCGGTTGAAGTGGTCCGTGCGGCTGGCCATCCTGCGCTGGCTGTTGCGCAGCGGTGCGGCGTGGCTGCCCGTGCACTACATCGGCGGCAGCCAGGCCCTGCCGCCGCCGCTGACGGCCGACGAGGAAGAACTGTTGCTGGACCGCCTGGACGAGGACGATCCGGCGGTTCGCCACACCCTGATCGAGCGCAACCTGCGCCTGGTGGTCTACATCGCCCGCAAGTTCGACAACACGGGTATTCCCATCGAGGATCTGGTGTCCATCGGCACCATCGGCCTGATCAAGGCCGTGAACACCTTTGATCCCTCCAAGCGGATCAAGCTGGCCACTTATGCATCGAAGTGCATCGAGAACGAGATCCTCATGCACCTGCGCCGCACCAGCCGGACCCGCTACGAGGTGTCCCTGGACGAACCGCTGAACGTGGACTGGGAAGGCAACGAACTGCTGCTTTCCGACGTGATCCCCGCCACCGACGGGGACGTGATCTACCGCGACCTGGAGGCCAAGGTGGACCGGCACCTGCTCCACCGCGCCCTGGCGCGGCTCACCCCGCGGGAGCGGCTGATCATGGAACTGCGGTTCGGCCTGGTGGACGGCATCGAGCGCACCCAGAAGCAGGTGGCCGACCATCTGGGGATCTCCCAGTCCTACATCTCCCGGCTGGAGAAACGGATCATCAACCGCCTGCGCCGGGAGATCCGCAAGATGGAGTAG